From Serratia fonticola:
GCTCGAGCCAGCACGCCAAATCCGACTGGATGGAGATGGAAAAACAACGTGGTATCTCGATCACCACCTCTGTGATGCAGTTCCCGTACCGTGACTGCCTGGTTAACCTGCTCGATACCCCGGGGCACGAAGACTTCTCCGAAGATACCTACCGTACCCTGACGGCGGTGGACTGCTGCCTGATGGTCATCGACGCCGCAAAAGGCGTTGAAGATCGTACCCGCAAGCTGATGGAAGTTACCCGCCTGCGTGATACGCCGATCCTGACCTTCATGAACAAACTTGACCGTGACATCCGCGATCCGATGGAAGTGATGGATGAAGTTGAGCGCGAACTGAAAATCGCCTGCTCGCCGATCACCTGGCCGATCGGCTGTGGCAAGTTGTTCAAAGGGGTTTACCATCTCTATAAAGATGAAACCTATCTGTACCAGACCGGTAAAGGCCACACCATTCAGGAAGTGCGCATCGTTAAAGGGTTGAACAACCCGGAGCTCGATGCTGCCGTAGGCGAAGATCTGGCCGCCCAGCTGCGTGATGAGCTGGAACTGGTGCAAGGGGCTTCCCATGAATTTGAGCAGGAAGCCTTCCTGGCAGGCGAACTGACCCCGGTGTTCTTCGGTACCGCTTTGGGTAACTTCGGTGTCGATCATATGCTTGATGGGCTGGTGGCCTGGGCGCCTGCGCCAATGCCGCGTAAAACCGATACCCGTGAAGTGGTCGCCGCCGAAGAGAAATTCACCGGCTTCGTGTTCAAGATCCAGGCGAACATGGATCCTAAACACCGCGACCGTGTGGCGTTTATGCGCGTGGTGTCTGGCCGCTATGAGAAAGGCATGAAACTGCGCCAGGTTCGTACCGGTAAAGACGTGGTGATCTCCGATGCGCTGACCTTTATGGCCGGTGACCGCTCGCACGTTGAAGAAGCCTACCCGGGCGACATCATTGGCTTGCATAACCACGGTACCATTCAGATCGGCGATACCTTCACCCAGGGTGAGGATATGAAGTTCACCGGTATTCCGAACTTTGCGCCAGAACTGTTCCGCCGTATTCGCCTGCGCGATCCGCTCAAGCAGAAACAGCTGCTGAAGGGGCTG
This genomic window contains:
- the prfC gene encoding peptide chain release factor 3; translated protein: MSPSEFAREVAKRRTFAIISHPDAGKTTITEKVLLFGHAIQTAGTVKGRGSSQHAKSDWMEMEKQRGISITTSVMQFPYRDCLVNLLDTPGHEDFSEDTYRTLTAVDCCLMVIDAAKGVEDRTRKLMEVTRLRDTPILTFMNKLDRDIRDPMEVMDEVERELKIACSPITWPIGCGKLFKGVYHLYKDETYLYQTGKGHTIQEVRIVKGLNNPELDAAVGEDLAAQLRDELELVQGASHEFEQEAFLAGELTPVFFGTALGNFGVDHMLDGLVAWAPAPMPRKTDTREVVAAEEKFTGFVFKIQANMDPKHRDRVAFMRVVSGRYEKGMKLRQVRTGKDVVISDALTFMAGDRSHVEEAYPGDIIGLHNHGTIQIGDTFTQGEDMKFTGIPNFAPELFRRIRLRDPLKQKQLLKGLVQLSEEGAVQVFRPIANNDLIVGAVGVLQFDVVVARLKSEYNVEALYESVNVSTARWVECDDVKKFEEFKRKSELNLALDGGNNLSYIAPTMVNLNLTQERYPEVVFRKTREH